A DNA window from Canis lupus familiaris isolate Mischka breed German Shepherd chromosome 10, alternate assembly UU_Cfam_GSD_1.0, whole genome shotgun sequence contains the following coding sequences:
- the MRTFA gene encoding myocardin-related transcription factor A isoform X4: MPPLKSPAAFHEQRRSLERARTEDYLKRKIRSRPERSELVRMHILEETSAEPSLQAKQLKLKRARLADDLNEKIAQRPGPMELVEKNILPVESSLKEAIIVGQVNYPKVADSSSFDEDSSDALSPEQPASHESQSSVPSPLEARVSEPLPSATSVSPTQVVSQLPLGPDSGETLFLAEQPPLPPSLTNGTTAPPAKPTPTLIKQSQPKSASEKSQRSKKAKELKPKVKKLKYHQYIPPDQKQDKGAPPMDSSYAKILQQQQLFLQLQILNQQQQQHYNYQTILPAPPKPSGEAPGSSGAPPIRSLSAPSSSSSSSAPGPSGLARQNSTSLTGKPGALPANLDDMKVAELKQELKLRSLPVSGTKTDLIERLRAYQEQVSPAPGAPKGPAAPSILPKAGEVVVAFPAARLSTGPALVAAGLAPAEVVVATVTSNGVVKFGSTGSTPPVSPTPSERSLLSTGDENSTPGDTFGEMVTSPLTQLTLQASPLQILVKEEGPRAGSCCLSPEVRAELEGRDKDQMLQEKDKQIEELTRMLRQKQQLVEWLRLQLEQEKRAQQPAPAPAPAPLGTPVKQENSFSSCQLSRQPPGPGHPFSPSLGAPTAHHADTCPLVPPAVVVKQEAVLPEPEPAPTPQLLLGPQGPGLIKGVTPPTLITDSTGTHLVLTVTNKNADSSGLAGGSPQQPLSQPGSPAPGPPAQMDLEHPSQPLFGTPTPLLKKEPPGYEEAVSQQPRQQVKKENGSSSQQMDDLFDILIQSGEISADFKEPPPSVPGKEKPSSTASCGSPLATPSPPSAELPQAAPPPSGSPALPGRLEDFLESSTGLPLLTGGHEGPEPLSLIDDLHSQMLSSSAILDHPPSPMDTSELHFAPEPSGVGLDLADGHLDSMDWLELSSGGPVLSLAPLSTTAPSLFSTDFLDGHDLQLHWDSCL, encoded by the exons ctTTGAAAAGTCCAGCTGCATTTCATGAACAGAGAAGGAGCTTGGAGCGGGCCAGG acAGAGGACTATCTGAAACGGAAGATTCGTTCCCGGCCGGAGAGATCGGAACTGGTCAGGATGCATATTTTGGAAG AGACCTCGGCCGAGCCTTCCCTCCAGGCCAAGCAGCTGAAGCTGAAGAGAGCCAGACTGGCCGATGACCTCAATGAGAAGATTGCACAGAGGCCAGGCCCCATGGAGCTGGTTGAGAAGAACATTCTACCTGTGGAGTCCAGCTTGAAAGAAGCTATCATTG TGGGCCAGGTGAATTATCCGAAAGTAGCAGACAGCTCTTCCTTCGATGAGGACAGCAGTGATGCCTTATCCCCTGAGCAGCCTGCTAGCCATGAATCCCAGAGCTCCGTGCCATCACCCTTGGAAGCCCGAGTCAGCGAGCCACTACCCAGTGCCACCTCTGTATCCCCTACTCAG gtTGTGTCTCAACTCCCATTGGGCCCGGATTCCGGAGAAACACTTTTCCTGGCAGAgcagcctcctctgcctcccagcctcaCCAATGGAACCACAGCTCCCCCGGCCAAGCCCACCCCGACACTCATTAAG CAAAGCCAACCCAAGTCTGCCAGTGAGAAGTCGCAGCGCAGCAAGAAAGCCAAGGAGCTGAAGCCAAAGGTGAAGAAGCTCAAGTATCACCAGTACATCCCCCCGGACCAAAAGCAGGACAAGGGGGCACCTCCCATGGACTCCTCCTATGCCAAGatcctgcagcagcagcagctcttcCTCCAGCTCCAGATCCtcaaccagcagcagcagcagcactatAACTACCAGACCATCCTGCCCGCTCCGCCAAA GCCAtcaggtgaggccccaggaagCAGTGGGGCCCCCCCGATACGCAGCCTCTCGGCTCCCAGTAGCAGCTCCAGCTCGAGTGCTCCTGGGCCCAGTGGGCTGGCACGTCAGAACAGCACCTCACTGACTGGCAAGCCAGGAGCTCTGCCTGCCAACCTGGATGACATGAAG GTGGCTGAGCTGAAGCAGGAGCTAAAGCTGCGGTCACTGCCCGTCTCAGGCACCAAGACAGACCTGATCGAGCGTCTGCGTGCATATCAAGAACAAGTCAGCcctgccccaggagcccccaagggccctgctgccccctccaTCCTGCCCAAGGCTGGTGAGGTGGTGGTCGCCTTCCCGGCTGCCCGGCTAAGCACCGGGCCTGCCCTGGTGGCAGCAGGCCTGGCCCCCGCCGAGGTGGTGGTAGCCACAGTGACCAGTAACGGGGTGGTGAAATTCGGCAGCACGGGCTCCACTCCCCCCGTGTCTCCCACCCCCTCAGAGCGTTCACTGCTCAGCACGGGCGATGAGAACTCCACGCCCGGGGACACCTTTGGTGAGATGGTGACTTCGCCACTGACCCAGCTCACCCTGCAGGCCTCGCCACTACAGATCCTTGTAAAGGAGGAGGGCCCCCGGGCCGGGTCCTGCTGCCTGAGCCCTGAGGTGCGGGCCGAGCTAGAGGGGCGCGACAAGGACCAGATGCTGCAGGAGAAGGACAAGCAAATCGAAGAGCTGACCCGCATGCTGCGCCAGAAACAGCAGCTTGTGGAGTGGCTGAGGTTGCAGCTGGAGCAAGAGAAGCGGGCCCAGcagccggcccccgccccggcccccgccccccttgGCACCCCAGTAAAGCAGGAGAACAGCTTCTCCAGCTGCCAGCTAAGCCGGCAGCCCCCGGGTCCTGGGCACCCCTTCAGCCCCAGCCTGGGGGCCCCTACTGCCCACCACGCGGACACTTGTCCCCTGGTGCCCCCGGCCGTGGTGGTGAAGCAGGAGGCTGTGCTGCCAGAGCCTGAGccagcccccactccccagctgCTTCTGGGCCCACAGGGTCCTGGCCTCATCAAGGGAGTCACACCTCCCACCCTCATCACTGACTCCACAGGGACCCACCTTGTCCTCACCGTGACCAATAAGAATGCAGACAGCTCCGGCCTGGCCGGCGGGAGCCCCCAGCAG CCCTTGTCCCAGCCTGGttctccagcccctggcccacCAGCCCAGATGGACCTAGAGCACCCATCACAGCCCCTCTTTGGGACCCCTACTCCTCTGTTGAAGAAGGAGCCGCCTGGCTATGAGGAAGCCGTGAGCCAGCAGCCCAGACAGCAGGTGAAGAAG GAGAATGGTTCCTCCAGCCAGCAGATGGATGACCTGTTTGACATTCTTATTCAGAGTGGAG AAATCTCAGCGGATTTCAAGGAGCCACCACCCTCCGTACCAGGGAAAGAGAAGCCCTCCTCGACGGCAAGCTGCGGGTCACCGCTGGCCACGCCGTCCCCACCCTCTGCCGAGCTCCCCCAGGCTGCGCCGCCTCCCTCGGGCTCACCCGCCCTCCCTGGGCGCCTGGAGGACTTCCTGGAGAGCAGTACGGGGCTGCCCCTGCTGACCGGAGGGCACGAGGGGCCAGAGCCCCTGTCCCTCATCGACGACCTCCACAGCCAGATGCTGAGCAGCTCTGCCATCCTGGACCACCCCCCCTCACCCATGGACACCTCGGAATTGCACTTTGCCCCTGAGCCCAGCGGTGTGGGCCTGGACCTGGCTGACGGCCACCTGGACAGCATGGACTGGCTGGAGCTGTCGTCTGGCGGCCCTGTGCTCAGCCTGGCCCCGCTCAGCACCACCGCACCCAGCCTCTTCTCCACGGACTTCCTCGACGGGCATGACTTGCAGCTCCACTGGGATTCCTGCTTGTAG
- the SGSM3 gene encoding small G protein signaling modulator 3, with protein MSGNHIPSASGPFSALTPSMWPQEILAKYTQKEESVEQPEFCYDEFGFRVDKEDSANPTSSRLPGVSLLEDPPQRLRWQAHLEFTHNHDVGDLTWDKIAVSLPRSEKLRSLVLAGIPHSMRPQLWMRLSGALQKKKNSELSYREMVKNSSNDETIAAKQIEKDLLRTMPSNACFANVSSIGVPRLRRVLRALAWLYPEIGYCQGTGMVAACLLLFLEEEDAFWMMCAIIEDLLPASYFSTTLLGVQTDQRVLRHLIVQYLPRLDKLLQEHDIELSLITLHWFLTAFASVVHVRLLLRLWDLFFYEGSLVLFQTTLGMLRLKEEELIQSENSASIFNTLSDIPSQIEDAELLLGEAMRLAGSLTDVAVETQRRKHLAYLIADQGQLLGTSATTNLSQVVRRRTQRRKSGITSLLFGEDDLEALKAKNIKQTELVADLREAILRVARHFQCTDPKNCSVELSPDYSMESHQRDHENYVACSRSHRRRAKALLDFERHDDDELGFRKNDIITIISQKDEHCWVGELNGLRGWFPAKFVEVLDERSKEYSIAGDDAVTEGVTDLVRGTLCPALKALFEHGLKKPSLLGGACHPWLFIEEAAGREVERDFDSVYSRLVLCKTYRLDEDGKVLTPEELLYRAVQSVNVTHDAAHAQMDVKLRSLICVGLNEQVLHLWLEVLCSSLPTVEKWYHPWSFLRSPGWVQIKCELRVLCCFAFSLSQDWELPVKREEEKKPLKEGVQDMLVKHHLFSWDIDG; from the exons ATGTCAG GAAACCACATACCTTCTGCCAGTGGCCCCTTCTCAGCCCTGACCCCGAGCATGTGGCCCCAGGAGATCTTGGCCAAGTACACACAG AAGGAAGAGTCCGTAGAACAACCAGAGTTCTGCTACGATGAGTTTGGTTTCCGCGTGGACAAGGAAG ACAGTGCCAACCCCACTTCTAGCAGGCTTCCGGGTGTGTCTCTGTTGGAGGACCCTCCACAGAGGCTGCGGTGGCAGGCCCACCTGGAGTTCACCCATAATCACGATGTGGGGGACCTCACCTGGGACAAGATTGCTGTCTCTCTGCCCCGCTCTGAGAAGCTCCGCTCCCTAGTGCTAGCTGGCATCCCACACAGCATGAGGCCACAG ctaTGGATGCGGCTCTCCGGGGCTctgcagaagaagaagaattctGAGCTGTCCTACAGAGAGATGGTGAAGAACAGCTCCAATGATGAGACCATTGCTGCCAAACAG ATTGAGAAGGACCTGCTCCGCACCATGCCCAGCAACGCCTGCTTCGCCAATGTGAGCAGCATTGGAGTGCCCCGCCTGCGCAGGGTCCTCCGAGCACTGGCCTGGCTCTACCCGGAGATCGGCTACTGCCAGGGCACAGGCATG GTGGCTGCCTGTCTCCTGCtgttcctggaggaggaggatgctTTCTGGATGATGTGCGCCATCATTGAGGACCTGCTCCCTGCCTCCTACTTCAGCACCACTCTGCTAGGCGTCCAGACAGACCAACGGGTCCTGCGCCACCTCATCGTCCAGTACCTGCCTCGCTTGGACAAGTTGCTCCAGGAACACGACATTG AGTTGTCCCTGATCACGCTGCACTGGTTCCTCACGGCCTTTGCCAGTGTGGTGCACGTCAGGCTGCTGCTGCGCCTCTGGGACCTGTTTTTCTACGAGGGCTCCCTGGTGCTGTTCCAGACCACGCTGGGCATGCTGCGGCTCAAG GAGGAGGAGCTGATCCAGTCTGAGAACTCGGCCTCTATCTTCAACACGCTGTCAGACATCCCTTCACAGATTGAGGACGCGGAGCTGCTGCTGGGGGAGGCCATGCGGCTGGCTGGCTCCCTCACGGACGTGGCTGTGGAGACGCAGCGCCGCAAGCACCTGGCCTACCTCATTGCGGACCAGGGCCAGCTCCTGGGGACCAGCGCCACCACCAACCTCTCTCAG GTTGTGCGTCGCAGGACCCAGCGGAGGAAGTCTGGCATCACCTCCCTGCTCTTTG GGGAGGACGACCTGGAAGCGCTCAAGGCCAAGAACATCAAGCAGACGGAACTGGTAGCTGACCTCCGGGAAGCCATCTTGCGCGTGGCACGCCATTTCCAGTGCACAGACCCCAAAAACTGTAGTGTG GAGCTGAGCCCGGACTACAGCATGGAGAGCCACCAGCGGGATCACGAGAACTATGTGGCGTGCTCACGCAGCCACCGGCGCCGGGCCAAGGCCCTGCTGGACTTCGAGCGACATGACGATGACGAGCTGGGCTTCCGCAAGAACGACATCATCACA ATCATCTCTCAGAAGGACGAGCACTGCTGGGTCGGGGAGCTGAACGGCCTGAGAG gCTGGTTTCCAGCCAAGTTTGTAGAAGTTCTGGATGAACGGAGCAAAGAG TACTCCATCGCGGGGGACGACGCCGTGACAGAGGGGGTCACAGACCTCGTTCGAGGGACCCTCTGTCCAGCTCTCAAGGCCCTATTTGAGCATGGGCTGAAGAAGCCGTCGCTGCTTGGGGGTGCCTGCCACCCATGGCTGTTTATCGAGGAG GCAGCAGGCCGGGAGGTGGAGAGAGACTTTGACTCAGTGTACTCGCGCCTGGTGCTCTGTAAGACGTACAG GCTGGATGAAGATGGCAAAGTCCTGACCCCAGAGGAGCTGCTCTACCGG GCTGTGCAGTCTGTGAACGTGACCCATGACGCTGCACACGCACAGATGGACGTCAAGCTCCGGTCCCTCATCTGTGTGGGGCTCAA CGAGCAGGTTTTGCACCTGTGGCTGGAGGTGCTGTGCTCCAGCCTGCCTACCGTGGAGAAGTGGTACCATCCCTGGTCCTTCCTGCGCAGCCCTGGCTGGGTCCAGATCAAGTGTGAGCTCCG CGTCCTCTGCTGCTTCGCCTTCAGCCTGTCCCAGGACTGGGAACTTCCTGTGAagagagag GAGGAGAAGAAGCCACTGAAGGAGGGTGTTCAGGACATGCTCGTGAAGCACCACCTCTTCAGCTGGGACATTGATGGGTGA
- the MRTFA gene encoding myocardin-related transcription factor A isoform X3 — protein sequence MTLLEPEMLMMAVQSVLQLKLQQRRTREELVSQGIMPPLKSPAAFHEQRRSLERARTEDYLKRKIRSRPERSELVRMHILEETSAEPSLQAKQLKLKRARLADDLNEKIAQRPGPMELVEKNILPVESSLKEAIIVGQVNYPKVADSSSFDEDSSDALSPEQPASHESQSSVPSPLEARVSEPLPSATSVSPTQVVSQLPLGPDSGETLFLAEQPPLPPSLTNGTTAPPAKPTPTLIKQSQPKSASEKSQRSKKAKELKPKVKKLKYHQYIPPDQKQDKGAPPMDSSYAKILQQQQLFLQLQILNQQQQQHYNYQTILPAPPKPSGEAPGSSGAPPIRSLSAPSSSSSSSAPGPSGLARQNSTSLTGKPGALPANLDDMKVAELKQELKLRSLPVSGTKTDLIERLRAYQEQVSPAPGAPKGPAAPSILPKAGEVVVAFPAARLSTGPALVAAGLAPAEVVVATVTSNGVVKFGSTGSTPPVSPTPSERSLLSTGDENSTPGDTFGEMVTSPLTQLTLQASPLQILVKEEGPRAGSCCLSPEVRAELEGRDKDQMLQEKDKQIEELTRMLRQKQQLVEWLRLQLEQEKRAQQPAPAPAPAPLGTPVKQENSFSSCQLSRQPPGPGHPFSPSLGAPTAHHADTCPLVPPAVVVKQEAVLPEPEPAPTPQLLLGPQGPGLIKGVTPPTLITDSTGTHLVLTVTNKNADSSGLAGGSPQQPLSQPGSPAPGPPAQMDLEHPSQPLFGTPTPLLKKEPPGYEEAVSQQPRQQVKKENGSSSQQMDDLFDILIQSGEISADFKEPPPSVPGKEKPSSTASCGSPLATPSPPSAELPQAAPPPSGSPALPGRLEDFLESSTGLPLLTGGHEGPEPLSLIDDLHSQMLSSSAILDHPPSPMDTSELHFAPEPSGVGLDLADGHLDSMDWLELSSGGPVLSLAPLSTTAPSLFSTDFLDGHDLQLHWDSCL from the exons ctTTGAAAAGTCCAGCTGCATTTCATGAACAGAGAAGGAGCTTGGAGCGGGCCAGG acAGAGGACTATCTGAAACGGAAGATTCGTTCCCGGCCGGAGAGATCGGAACTGGTCAGGATGCATATTTTGGAAG AGACCTCGGCCGAGCCTTCCCTCCAGGCCAAGCAGCTGAAGCTGAAGAGAGCCAGACTGGCCGATGACCTCAATGAGAAGATTGCACAGAGGCCAGGCCCCATGGAGCTGGTTGAGAAGAACATTCTACCTGTGGAGTCCAGCTTGAAAGAAGCTATCATTG TGGGCCAGGTGAATTATCCGAAAGTAGCAGACAGCTCTTCCTTCGATGAGGACAGCAGTGATGCCTTATCCCCTGAGCAGCCTGCTAGCCATGAATCCCAGAGCTCCGTGCCATCACCCTTGGAAGCCCGAGTCAGCGAGCCACTACCCAGTGCCACCTCTGTATCCCCTACTCAG gtTGTGTCTCAACTCCCATTGGGCCCGGATTCCGGAGAAACACTTTTCCTGGCAGAgcagcctcctctgcctcccagcctcaCCAATGGAACCACAGCTCCCCCGGCCAAGCCCACCCCGACACTCATTAAG CAAAGCCAACCCAAGTCTGCCAGTGAGAAGTCGCAGCGCAGCAAGAAAGCCAAGGAGCTGAAGCCAAAGGTGAAGAAGCTCAAGTATCACCAGTACATCCCCCCGGACCAAAAGCAGGACAAGGGGGCACCTCCCATGGACTCCTCCTATGCCAAGatcctgcagcagcagcagctcttcCTCCAGCTCCAGATCCtcaaccagcagcagcagcagcactatAACTACCAGACCATCCTGCCCGCTCCGCCAAA GCCAtcaggtgaggccccaggaagCAGTGGGGCCCCCCCGATACGCAGCCTCTCGGCTCCCAGTAGCAGCTCCAGCTCGAGTGCTCCTGGGCCCAGTGGGCTGGCACGTCAGAACAGCACCTCACTGACTGGCAAGCCAGGAGCTCTGCCTGCCAACCTGGATGACATGAAG GTGGCTGAGCTGAAGCAGGAGCTAAAGCTGCGGTCACTGCCCGTCTCAGGCACCAAGACAGACCTGATCGAGCGTCTGCGTGCATATCAAGAACAAGTCAGCcctgccccaggagcccccaagggccctgctgccccctccaTCCTGCCCAAGGCTGGTGAGGTGGTGGTCGCCTTCCCGGCTGCCCGGCTAAGCACCGGGCCTGCCCTGGTGGCAGCAGGCCTGGCCCCCGCCGAGGTGGTGGTAGCCACAGTGACCAGTAACGGGGTGGTGAAATTCGGCAGCACGGGCTCCACTCCCCCCGTGTCTCCCACCCCCTCAGAGCGTTCACTGCTCAGCACGGGCGATGAGAACTCCACGCCCGGGGACACCTTTGGTGAGATGGTGACTTCGCCACTGACCCAGCTCACCCTGCAGGCCTCGCCACTACAGATCCTTGTAAAGGAGGAGGGCCCCCGGGCCGGGTCCTGCTGCCTGAGCCCTGAGGTGCGGGCCGAGCTAGAGGGGCGCGACAAGGACCAGATGCTGCAGGAGAAGGACAAGCAAATCGAAGAGCTGACCCGCATGCTGCGCCAGAAACAGCAGCTTGTGGAGTGGCTGAGGTTGCAGCTGGAGCAAGAGAAGCGGGCCCAGcagccggcccccgccccggcccccgccccccttgGCACCCCAGTAAAGCAGGAGAACAGCTTCTCCAGCTGCCAGCTAAGCCGGCAGCCCCCGGGTCCTGGGCACCCCTTCAGCCCCAGCCTGGGGGCCCCTACTGCCCACCACGCGGACACTTGTCCCCTGGTGCCCCCGGCCGTGGTGGTGAAGCAGGAGGCTGTGCTGCCAGAGCCTGAGccagcccccactccccagctgCTTCTGGGCCCACAGGGTCCTGGCCTCATCAAGGGAGTCACACCTCCCACCCTCATCACTGACTCCACAGGGACCCACCTTGTCCTCACCGTGACCAATAAGAATGCAGACAGCTCCGGCCTGGCCGGCGGGAGCCCCCAGCAG CCCTTGTCCCAGCCTGGttctccagcccctggcccacCAGCCCAGATGGACCTAGAGCACCCATCACAGCCCCTCTTTGGGACCCCTACTCCTCTGTTGAAGAAGGAGCCGCCTGGCTATGAGGAAGCCGTGAGCCAGCAGCCCAGACAGCAGGTGAAGAAG GAGAATGGTTCCTCCAGCCAGCAGATGGATGACCTGTTTGACATTCTTATTCAGAGTGGAG AAATCTCAGCGGATTTCAAGGAGCCACCACCCTCCGTACCAGGGAAAGAGAAGCCCTCCTCGACGGCAAGCTGCGGGTCACCGCTGGCCACGCCGTCCCCACCCTCTGCCGAGCTCCCCCAGGCTGCGCCGCCTCCCTCGGGCTCACCCGCCCTCCCTGGGCGCCTGGAGGACTTCCTGGAGAGCAGTACGGGGCTGCCCCTGCTGACCGGAGGGCACGAGGGGCCAGAGCCCCTGTCCCTCATCGACGACCTCCACAGCCAGATGCTGAGCAGCTCTGCCATCCTGGACCACCCCCCCTCACCCATGGACACCTCGGAATTGCACTTTGCCCCTGAGCCCAGCGGTGTGGGCCTGGACCTGGCTGACGGCCACCTGGACAGCATGGACTGGCTGGAGCTGTCGTCTGGCGGCCCTGTGCTCAGCCTGGCCCCGCTCAGCACCACCGCACCCAGCCTCTTCTCCACGGACTTCCTCGACGGGCATGACTTGCAGCTCCACTGGGATTCCTGCTTGTAG